Below is a window of Caldanaerobius polysaccharolyticus DSM 13641 DNA.
AGGACATAAACGGGATATATTTCACATTTCCGAGTCTAGAAAATAATAAAGCGGCTGAAATCGCTAAGGAGCTTTCAAGTGAAGCATTGAAAATCATAACCCAAGGAAGTGAAAGTGAGCTTTGGCCTGTTTTTAAACTAAGTAGTGAATCACGGGGTTTGATAATTATTGCCAAGGAGTTAGATTTTGCGGAAAGAAAGAGAAAAATTCCCCGACGAACGCCTGTTTTATATATCGAGGAGAAGTCAAATAAAGAATACATTGGAAACCCATGCCTTTCTAATTTACAGGAGGATAATAAAGATATTTGTCCTGTTTGCAGATTAAGATCTAAAGATATAGATAAAGAAATGTGTGCTATTTGCGAAGATAGAAAAAGAGATAGGTTGTCAACATGGATATCGGACAGGCAAAGTACAATATGGGTAGATGAAGTAGCGGATGTAAATAATCGCATAGCTTTGGTGTCTATAAATTTTGGTCTTGATAAATGGCTTGACGGCACAATGATAGGTACAATTTATTCCCAAACATTTGAGGATTGGATAAGTGCAAAAAAGAAAAGAATAGATTGGAAATAATAGTAAAAGAAGATTTGGTAAAGATATTAGCAGGATTTAAAGATTTACTAAAAAAGCAAATTGAAAAAATTGATAATGTGATTAGTAGCATGAAACAAGCAAAAGATCAAAGTAAAATTCAGGAGAGAATAAATGAAAAAGTGGAAAATAGATACAATTTAGTACAAAAAATAAAAGAGTACAGTTTTACTCTTAATGCTGATATAAAAACTGTTTATAAATTCTTAAATGTTTTCTTAGAAAAGAGTTGCGATGGAGAAATTGCTGCTAAAATATTAAATACCTTTTTTCAAGACATAAATATTGAAAAAGAAAATATTAATGATCATATTCAAAATATAAAGCAAAGAATGGAACCTCTTCAATTTAATAAAGAAAATCTAGCAGCTTATTTATTTACGCAAAATCCGTCTCCTGCGCGTTTGTACAGGATATGGAGAGAAACCGAGGAGTTTTCTGAGATTGTTATCAGGGACATTAAAGAGAGGATATATTATTATGGCTGGAAAAGAATCAGATTTAAAGTAGATTATGAGAAACTGAAGAAAAAGGTAGGAAAAAATATAAAGGTGAGGACTCCCTATGTAATTAAAATAAAGAATTTAAAGCCCGAGAGTATACTTGTATTTCACATGGGTAACGGCGAATTTTATACGATAGAATCCCTTGAAAAATTTAAGTTTAACGATAAAGAGGGGGAGCTGGCAGTACGGCAGGCACTAGAGGAAGGCTTCTATTATTTAGCTGATGAGGAAGATGTAGATGAAATTTTATTATCAAATGAAAATGAAGTTATAAAGGCTGATAGCAATAGTTTGCAATCTGAAAGTTATTATCCATTTATAGAAATAACTAAAACACCACTTTCTCTTCGCTTGATAGTACCTGCAGAGGATTCAATAAAAATAATTGAGTTAGTAACAAAACTGTTTAATGAGAGATTTGAAAAAGTTCTCGGGAAATTACCTTTAAATATTAAATTGCTTGCTGCGAATAGAAAATTTCCACTTTATGTTCTTCTGGATTCAGAAAGGAGGATGTTGGAAGGAAAAGAATTTAAAGAGGCAAAGGAAATGAAACCCTGGTGGAACACCATAGGTATAAGGAATGATAAGTATTATAGCTTTTACCCTATAAAACGATTAAGTGAAAATGAAAAATATACACTTGATGATTTGGACAGGCTTTCTAAAGCAAAAAGCTATTTTCTGTATCCCGGTTATTTTGATTTTGACTTTCTTGTGGGAACGTCTGACAGGTACAGGATATATTATGAGCGTGGCAAGAGAGGAAATTCAGAATATAAACTATATGCATCAAGGCCGTATTATTTTTATCAGATATCAGAGATGATTGAACTATGGGAAATACTTAAAAATAATCTTTCAAATTCACAGATAAATTTTATCGAAGAAATGCTTATAAGAAAATTAAAAGAATGGAGAGAGATAAAGGATAAAGATAAAGTGTTTAAAGAGTTTGCAAAAGCCACATTAGCGGATGCTTTTGGAGATAAATGGAGTGGTTTAGAAGGTAAAACAAAATATTTTCTTGTGGAGTCCGCTTGCAATAAATTTTTGCTTGATACAATATGTTTGTTTAAGCATGTTATAAAGGTAAGGGAGGTTCGTTAACATGAGTAATTTTGTAGAGATTAAAAAGGTTTATGCAAGGACCCTTGATCCTGTACATATCGGCGAAGGGGGATACAGGCTAGGAAGAGTAGATAATACAATTGTTAGAGATCCTGCTACAGATGTACCCAAAATACCGGGTACTTCTATGGCAGGGGTTACAAAGGAATTTTATATAATATATTTAATGGAAACTGATAAGAGTTGCAAAAATAGTAGGGATAATGCAGAAGAGGAAGTAAAATCCTACTTTGGCGATGAGCAAAAACAAGGAATGATTAGGTTTTACGATGGCCAGATAATATTCTTTCCTGTTTCATCATCCCAGGGAACTGTATGGATCACCACAAGAGAACTGCTTGAATACTGGTTTGAAGATAATGAAGAAATAAAAATCATACTGAATAATATTAAAGATGATAATGTTAAGGATAGTGCCTGCGCCATAAAAGGGAT
It encodes the following:
- a CDS encoding CRISPR-associated protein Csx11, with the protein product MDKCKKEKNRLEIIVKEDLVKILAGFKDLLKKQIEKIDNVISSMKQAKDQSKIQERINEKVENRYNLVQKIKEYSFTLNADIKTVYKFLNVFLEKSCDGEIAAKILNTFFQDINIEKENINDHIQNIKQRMEPLQFNKENLAAYLFTQNPSPARLYRIWRETEEFSEIVIRDIKERIYYYGWKRIRFKVDYEKLKKKVGKNIKVRTPYVIKIKNLKPESILVFHMGNGEFYTIESLEKFKFNDKEGELAVRQALEEGFYYLADEEDVDEILLSNENEVIKADSNSLQSESYYPFIEITKTPLSLRLIVPAEDSIKIIELVTKLFNERFEKVLGKLPLNIKLLAANRKFPLYVLLDSERRMLEGKEFKEAKEMKPWWNTIGIRNDKYYSFYPIKRLSENEKYTLDDLDRLSKAKSYFLYPGYFDFDFLVGTSDRYRIYYERGKRGNSEYKLYASRPYYFYQISEMIELWEILKNNLSNSQINFIEEMLIRKLKEWREIKDKDKVFKEFAKATLADAFGDKWSGLEGKTKYFLVESACNKFLLDTICLFKHVIKVREVR
- the cmr4 gene encoding type III-B CRISPR module RAMP protein Cmr4, which translates into the protein MSNFVEIKKVYARTLDPVHIGEGGYRLGRVDNTIVRDPATDVPKIPGTSMAGVTKEFYIIYLMETDKSCKNSRDNAEEEVKSYFGDEQKQGMIRFYDGQIIFFPVSSSQGTVWITTRELLEYWFEDNEEIKIILNNIKDDNVKDSACAIKGIESDGLLNLGWILLEVRKDLIGSDVTLPDVDNWVKKVVVVSDKLFSHIVNDNLEIRTSVRIDPETGTAEEGALFTYEAIPRGTVLGFEIGIDKRKNVKKDVKNLEEIISIIDHVSPYFKLLGIGGMGTRGFGRIELKISEVDSKSKGEKADA